A stretch of Amycolatopsis balhimycina FH 1894 DNA encodes these proteins:
- a CDS encoding alpha-(1->3)-arabinofuranosyltransferase domain-containing protein, whose translation MVTTTRDRTRDDAPPAERDRKFSPGAFIRRPSTWIVLALTTLSFLQMPGKTTFDTKLDLAVDPLAFLGRALHLWNPQATAGELQNQAYGYLFPMGPFFALCQAAGVPAWIAQRLWGAILLSVAFGGALLLARAMKLGTERTRLIGALGYALAPRMLTEIGGLSAEMLPAVLLPWVLVPLVRAGSTGSPRRAAGLSALAVLCMGGVNGAMVVMALVLPGLWLLTRKWTRHHVELVLWWFVFVVGATLWWILPLLLLGEYSLPFLDYIESATNTTAPMSLFEVLRGTNQWVAYVVQGTPWWPGGWSLIDNPVLMLATGLVAGVGLFGLTRRGLPERRFLVLGVVTGLTLLTIGYVGTLDSPLAEQVRHLLDGPLAPLRNVHKFEPVLRLPLMLAFVHGISSPVTAPRRFLRPALGLLLVLVMAAPAWLLNLRSGPGWNEVPAYWYDAMGYVAKADPNARTLLLPATGFGEYDWGRTVDEPAQAIARSPWAVRNQVPLGSEGNTRLMDSVDAALADGRGDPGLAALLARSGYRFLLLRNDIERERTAAPPIATLRAGLAGSPGIGKAAEFGPLEVYEVKQPVPLATATSTKDVPTVSGGPENLLPLIDSGQLDPATPAVLTGDGGSAGGPRLVTDGLRRAERNVGGVRDNLSQTLTAGEAYRQQRAAGDLLPFPGQEHQTVAAYRGIRAVTASTAASFADAFGGSDPSHQPFAAIDGDPRTAWHSSSFTGPVGQWLEVELDTPRLVNSVQLQMVDDIRVGWPPTRIRITTDNGSVDQQVIRGAGPHEYSVAAGVTRKVRITLLSLVVGRQDGNVGIAELKIPGTEPQRALEVPADLPAGPAPGFAFTRGAQPRYACLPVGDAVRCNAAVARDGEEPDGIRRLFSTPADETFLVGGSVLPAGGGRNPVSLPGVTVASTSQLGGDPAAGGFAAVDGDPGTTWRPDVTDLRPALTLGWASPQRISGLHIGVAPSSGARVPRQVQLVGRSAARTVQLDAGGSASFEPLDTDQLQIVLPGDDDDPTARAFVGVGSLSLSGSPDLLPGPDPAFTVPCGSGPNVHLDGLDYRTSVQGTLSDITQHRPLALRMCRDSEGGIALPSGGHELRTDRSDSFVVQDLWLRPVHASATPPGHRAVQVGEWDAASRSVKVAPGPEAVLAVPENANAGWEATLDGQQLTRTRVDGWQQAWIVPAGVGGTVSLAFEPDAHYRLSLLIGAAAVLALLIGVAWPAHRRRFTVSAGGSWVPVVLIGLLVALGGMLPVVLLIACLLVRQFSERAPRYLAFGGMAVAAAVSVTGRVLGHGQEWAYGPVTQAALLLAAAAMVATCVEWFTRRDNPTEPPPQLPRGST comes from the coding sequence ATGGTAACCACCACCCGCGATCGAACCCGGGACGACGCCCCGCCCGCGGAGCGCGACCGGAAGTTCTCGCCCGGTGCGTTCATCCGCCGGCCGAGCACGTGGATCGTGCTGGCGCTGACCACGTTGTCATTCCTGCAGATGCCGGGGAAGACGACGTTCGACACGAAACTCGACCTCGCCGTCGACCCGCTCGCCTTCCTCGGCCGCGCGCTGCACCTGTGGAACCCCCAAGCCACCGCGGGGGAGCTGCAGAACCAGGCGTACGGCTACCTCTTCCCGATGGGCCCGTTCTTCGCGCTGTGCCAGGCCGCGGGCGTGCCGGCCTGGATCGCGCAACGGCTGTGGGGCGCGATCCTGCTCTCGGTCGCGTTCGGCGGTGCCCTGCTGCTGGCGCGGGCGATGAAGCTCGGCACCGAACGCACGCGGCTGATCGGCGCGCTCGGGTACGCGCTCGCCCCGCGCATGCTGACCGAAATCGGTGGTCTGTCCGCGGAAATGCTGCCCGCGGTGCTGCTGCCGTGGGTGCTGGTGCCGTTGGTGCGGGCCGGCTCGACCGGCTCCCCGCGCCGCGCCGCCGGGCTGTCCGCTTTGGCCGTCCTGTGCATGGGCGGCGTCAACGGCGCGATGGTCGTGATGGCGCTGGTCCTGCCCGGGCTGTGGCTGCTGACCCGCAAGTGGACGCGGCACCACGTCGAGCTCGTCCTGTGGTGGTTCGTCTTCGTCGTCGGCGCGACGCTGTGGTGGATCCTGCCGCTGCTGCTGCTCGGCGAGTACAGCCTGCCGTTCCTGGACTACATCGAGTCCGCGACGAACACCACCGCGCCGATGTCGTTGTTCGAGGTACTGCGCGGGACGAACCAGTGGGTCGCCTACGTCGTGCAGGGCACGCCGTGGTGGCCCGGCGGCTGGTCGCTGATCGACAACCCGGTGCTGATGCTCGCCACCGGGCTCGTCGCCGGCGTCGGCCTGTTCGGGCTGACCCGGCGCGGCCTGCCGGAACGGCGGTTCCTGGTGCTCGGCGTGGTCACCGGCCTGACCCTGCTGACCATCGGGTACGTCGGCACGCTCGACAGCCCGCTGGCCGAGCAGGTCCGGCACCTGCTCGACGGGCCGCTGGCCCCGCTGCGCAACGTCCACAAGTTCGAGCCCGTGCTGCGGCTGCCGCTGATGCTGGCGTTCGTGCACGGGATTTCGAGCCCGGTAACGGCTCCGCGCCGCTTCCTGCGGCCCGCCCTCGGCCTGCTGCTGGTGCTGGTGATGGCCGCCCCGGCGTGGCTGCTCAACCTGCGGTCCGGCCCGGGCTGGAACGAGGTACCCGCCTACTGGTACGACGCGATGGGGTATGTCGCCAAGGCCGACCCGAACGCGCGGACGCTGCTGCTGCCTGCCACCGGGTTCGGCGAGTACGACTGGGGCCGCACGGTCGACGAGCCCGCGCAGGCGATCGCGCGGAGCCCGTGGGCCGTGCGCAACCAGGTGCCGCTCGGTTCCGAAGGCAACACGCGGCTGATGGACTCGGTGGACGCGGCGCTGGCGGACGGCCGCGGCGATCCCGGGCTGGCCGCGCTGCTCGCGCGGTCCGGGTACCGGTTCCTGCTGCTGCGCAACGACATCGAGCGCGAGCGGACCGCGGCGCCGCCGATCGCCACCCTGCGCGCCGGGCTGGCCGGGTCGCCGGGCATCGGCAAGGCGGCGGAGTTCGGGCCCCTCGAAGTCTACGAGGTGAAGCAGCCGGTCCCGCTCGCCACGGCGACGTCCACAAAGGACGTTCCGACGGTGAGCGGTGGCCCGGAGAACCTGCTGCCGCTGATCGACTCGGGCCAGCTCGATCCGGCGACGCCGGCGGTGCTGACCGGCGACGGCGGCTCGGCCGGCGGGCCGCGGCTGGTCACCGACGGCCTGCGCCGGGCCGAGCGGAACGTCGGCGGTGTCCGCGACAACCTCAGCCAGACGCTGACCGCCGGCGAGGCCTACCGCCAGCAGCGCGCCGCGGGCGACCTGCTGCCGTTCCCCGGGCAGGAGCACCAGACCGTGGCCGCCTACCGGGGCATCCGCGCGGTGACGGCGTCGACGGCGGCGTCCTTCGCCGACGCCTTCGGCGGCTCCGACCCCAGCCACCAGCCGTTCGCCGCGATCGACGGTGACCCGCGCACGGCGTGGCACTCGTCGTCGTTCACCGGGCCGGTCGGCCAGTGGCTCGAGGTGGAGCTGGACACGCCGCGGCTGGTGAACTCGGTGCAGCTGCAGATGGTCGACGACATCCGGGTCGGCTGGCCGCCCACCCGGATCCGGATCACCACCGACAACGGCTCGGTCGACCAGCAGGTGATCCGCGGCGCCGGGCCGCACGAGTACTCCGTCGCGGCCGGGGTCACCCGCAAGGTGCGGATCACGTTGCTGTCGCTGGTGGTCGGGCGGCAGGACGGGAACGTCGGCATCGCGGAGCTGAAGATCCCCGGCACCGAGCCGCAGCGCGCCCTGGAGGTGCCCGCGGACCTGCCCGCCGGCCCGGCGCCCGGGTTCGCGTTCACGCGCGGCGCGCAACCGCGTTACGCGTGCCTGCCGGTCGGTGACGCCGTGCGCTGTAATGCCGCGGTCGCCCGCGACGGCGAGGAACCCGACGGGATCCGGCGGCTGTTCAGCACGCCCGCCGACGAGACGTTCCTGGTCGGCGGCTCGGTGCTGCCGGCGGGCGGCGGCCGCAACCCGGTTTCGCTGCCGGGGGTCACGGTGGCGTCGACGTCGCAGCTCGGCGGCGACCCGGCGGCGGGCGGGTTCGCGGCCGTGGACGGCGACCCGGGCACGACGTGGCGTCCCGACGTCACCGACCTGCGGCCGGCGCTGACCCTCGGGTGGGCGAGCCCGCAGCGGATCTCCGGGCTGCACATCGGGGTCGCACCGTCGAGCGGCGCGCGCGTGCCCCGGCAGGTGCAGCTGGTCGGACGGTCGGCGGCGCGGACGGTGCAGCTCGACGCGGGCGGGTCCGCCTCCTTCGAGCCGCTGGACACCGACCAGCTGCAGATCGTGCTGCCGGGCGACGACGACGATCCCACGGCCCGCGCGTTCGTGGGCGTCGGCAGCCTTTCGCTGTCCGGGAGTCCCGACCTGCTGCCGGGGCCGGACCCGGCGTTCACCGTGCCGTGCGGGTCGGGGCCGAACGTCCACCTGGACGGGCTCGACTACCGGACGTCGGTGCAGGGCACGCTGTCCGACATCACCCAGCACCGGCCGCTGGCGCTGCGGATGTGCCGTGACTCCGAAGGCGGCATCGCGCTTCCCTCCGGCGGGCACGAGCTGCGGACGGACCGGTCGGACTCGTTCGTCGTCCAGGACCTCTGGCTGCGTCCGGTCCACGCCTCCGCGACGCCGCCGGGGCACCGCGCGGTGCAGGTGGGCGAGTGGGACGCGGCGTCGCGGTCGGTGAAGGTGGCGCCCGGTCCGGAGGCGGTGCTGGCGGTCCCGGAGAACGCGAACGCCGGCTGGGAAGCCACTTTGGACGGTCAGCAGCTGACGCGCACCCGGGTGGACGGCTGGCAGCAGGCGTGGATCGTCCCGGCGGGCGTGGGTGGGACGGTGTCGCTGGCGTTCGAGCCGGACGCGCACTACCGCCTGAGTCTCCTGATCGGCGCGGCGGCGGTGCTGGCCCTGCTGATCGGCGTGGCTTGGCCGGCCCACCGACGCCGCTTCACGGTCTCGGCGGGCGGTTCCTGGGTACCGGTCGTCCTGATCGGTTTGCTGGTGGCGCTGGGCGGGATGCTGCCGGTGGTGCTGCTGATCGCCTGCCTGCTGGTCCGCCAGTTCTCGGAGCGCGCACCCCGCTACCTCGCCTTCGGCGGCATGGCGGTGGCGGCGGCCGTTTCGGTGACGGGCCGCGTCCTGGGCCACGGCCAGGAGTGGGCCTACGGCCCGGTGACCCAGGCGGCCCTCCTCCTGGCGGCGGCCGCGATGGTGGCGACTTGCGTGGAGTGGTTCACCCGCAGGGACAACCCCACCGAACCGCCACCCCAGCTACCCCGCGGGTCCACATGA
- a CDS encoding class I SAM-dependent methyltransferase, whose protein sequence is MTAEVTADGFADAWALAEPVKGWMTRAQGEALWQAARRLEKGDVILEIGSHQGRSTIVLGAAARTVGATVIAVDPFVDGRLFGGSPTRQLFERNIRRAGLDDVVELVAGYSTELRPDWDRPIQLLYIDGKHDYWTYTDDLRWSAHLPPGAEILVHDCFSSIGVTLGTIAKVLFGRRYTYLDRATSLARFRLAPPSAADRLRVLAQLPWFLRNVGIKVLLRLRLRPLARLAGHDSPYDPY, encoded by the coding sequence ATGACCGCAGAGGTGACGGCGGACGGATTCGCCGACGCGTGGGCACTGGCCGAACCGGTCAAGGGCTGGATGACACGCGCGCAGGGCGAAGCGCTGTGGCAGGCCGCGCGCCGGCTCGAGAAGGGCGACGTCATCCTGGAAATCGGCAGCCACCAGGGCCGATCCACGATCGTCCTGGGCGCCGCCGCCCGCACGGTCGGGGCCACGGTGATCGCGGTCGATCCCTTCGTGGACGGCCGGTTGTTCGGCGGATCGCCGACGCGGCAGCTGTTCGAGCGCAACATCCGGCGGGCCGGGCTGGACGACGTCGTCGAGCTCGTCGCCGGTTACAGCACGGAACTGCGCCCTGACTGGGATCGGCCCATACAGCTGCTTTACATCGACGGCAAGCACGACTACTGGACCTACACCGACGACCTGCGCTGGTCGGCGCACCTGCCGCCCGGTGCGGAAATCCTCGTCCACGACTGCTTTTCCTCGATCGGCGTCACGCTCGGCACGATCGCGAAGGTCCTCTTCGGACGCCGGTACACCTATCTGGACCGGGCGACGTCGCTGGCGCGGTTCCGGCTGGCGCCGCCCTCCGCGGCAGACCGGCTGCGCGTGCTGGCGCAGCTGCCGTGGTTCCTGCGCAACGTCGGGATCAAGGTGCTGCTGCGCCTGCGGCTGCGGCCACTGGCCCGGCTGGCCGGCCACGACAGCCCGTACGACCCCTACTGA
- a CDS encoding substrate-binding and VWA domain-containing protein: MAAHPARARRIDARVVVLSALLVVALLAWAGVDYLRDRLAGGGCDTTTPVRVTAAPDVAPVLTTLARSVPERDCYTVEVTASPSPATAAALEANGATGPDVWVPESSTWLLQARDGGAWNLPESGQPVASSPVVLALTDDVAKQAGWPGKSPSWSDVLAGSPVGLPDPSRDPAGIAALIGLQQLTKDAPDPGAAFTEEIRKLSAVKEPSPASPASEQSVLARKLVAAYPAAGVPSFDYPYVVLPRASEASRSAAERFLRLLLDQTATKTFADAGFRTPSGQLLGDRPRDTRTNAAPRPAGPPAPEAMYGVLQAWAGANLSARVQVLLDVSGSMAATVPGTGQSRMALTLQAATQGLGLFKPTTEIGLWLFSTKLDGAKDYKELLPMLPISQQIAAGGVTTLQAVKPKPGGATGLYDSILAAYQNARQSWQLGRINVVVVLTDGRNEDSDSIGLPGLLAELNRLQDPRKPLPVIGIGIGPDIDASELRQVSAATGGESFTTPDPRKISDVFYQALSRLMCQPPACKN; this comes from the coding sequence ATGGCGGCACACCCGGCGCGGGCCCGGCGGATCGACGCGCGGGTCGTCGTCCTGAGCGCGCTGCTCGTGGTCGCCCTGCTCGCCTGGGCCGGGGTCGACTACCTGAGGGACCGGCTGGCCGGCGGCGGCTGCGACACGACCACCCCGGTGCGCGTCACGGCCGCGCCCGACGTCGCGCCGGTGCTCACGACGCTCGCCCGGTCCGTCCCGGAGCGCGACTGCTACACCGTCGAGGTCACCGCGAGCCCGTCGCCGGCCACCGCGGCGGCACTGGAAGCCAACGGCGCGACCGGCCCGGACGTCTGGGTGCCCGAGTCCAGCACCTGGCTGCTGCAGGCCCGCGACGGCGGCGCGTGGAACCTGCCCGAGTCCGGCCAGCCGGTGGCGAGCTCGCCGGTGGTGCTGGCGCTGACCGACGACGTCGCGAAGCAGGCAGGCTGGCCCGGGAAGTCACCATCCTGGTCGGACGTCCTCGCGGGCAGCCCGGTCGGGCTGCCCGACCCCAGCCGCGACCCCGCCGGGATCGCCGCGTTGATCGGCCTGCAGCAGCTCACCAAGGACGCGCCCGACCCGGGGGCGGCCTTCACCGAGGAAATCCGCAAGCTCTCGGCGGTGAAGGAGCCGTCGCCCGCGTCGCCCGCGTCCGAGCAGTCGGTGCTGGCCCGCAAGCTCGTCGCCGCCTACCCGGCGGCCGGGGTGCCGAGCTTCGACTACCCCTACGTCGTGCTGCCGCGCGCGTCGGAGGCCTCGCGGTCGGCGGCCGAGCGGTTCCTGCGGCTCCTGCTCGACCAGACCGCCACGAAGACGTTCGCCGACGCGGGCTTCCGGACGCCGTCCGGGCAGCTGCTCGGCGACCGGCCCCGGGACACGCGCACGAACGCCGCGCCGCGCCCGGCCGGGCCGCCCGCGCCCGAAGCGATGTACGGCGTGCTCCAGGCGTGGGCCGGGGCCAACCTCAGTGCCCGCGTCCAGGTGCTGCTCGACGTGTCCGGCTCGATGGCCGCCACCGTCCCCGGCACCGGCCAGAGCCGGATGGCGCTCACCCTCCAGGCCGCGACGCAGGGGCTCGGGCTGTTCAAGCCGACGACCGAGATCGGCCTCTGGCTGTTCTCGACCAAGCTGGACGGCGCGAAGGACTACAAGGAACTGCTGCCGATGCTGCCGATCTCGCAGCAGATCGCCGCGGGCGGGGTGACGACGCTGCAGGCGGTCAAGCCCAAGCCCGGCGGCGCGACCGGGCTGTACGACTCGATCCTCGCCGCCTACCAGAACGCCCGGCAGAGCTGGCAGCTCGGCCGGATCAACGTCGTCGTCGTGCTCACCGACGGCCGCAACGAGGACAGCGACTCCATCGGCCTGCCCGGCCTGCTCGCCGAGCTGAACCGGCTGCAGGACCCGCGCAAGCCGCTGCCGGTGATCGGCATCGGCATCGGCCCGGACATCGACGCGAGCGAGCTGCGGCAGGTCTCGGCCGCGACCGGCGGCGAGTCCTTCACCACGCCCGACCCGCGCAAGATCTCCGACGTCTTCTACCAGGCACTGAGCAGGCTCATGTGCCAGCCGCCCGCCTGCAAGAATTGA